One genomic window of Streptomyces sp. NBC_01276 includes the following:
- a CDS encoding GntR family transcriptional regulator encodes MPPSPASPASPPAADRVYRHVKQGVLDRRYEGGVLLTEGELAEAVGVSRTPVREALLRLETEGLLKLYPKKGALVLPVSAQEIADVIETRLLVEEFTVRRAVPAPPALLERLAELVEEQRRHAAAGDLPALMAADRGFHAEIVRHAGNQILSRLYDQLRDRQLRMGVALLHAHPDRVELTLAEHAEILDALRAGDADTAAAAVRGHVGRVEALVRGAGR; translated from the coding sequence ATGCCCCCCTCCCCGGCCTCTCCCGCCTCCCCGCCCGCCGCCGACCGCGTCTACCGCCACGTCAAGCAGGGCGTCCTGGACCGCCGCTACGAGGGCGGGGTGCTGCTCACGGAAGGGGAGCTCGCCGAGGCCGTCGGCGTCTCCCGCACGCCCGTCCGCGAGGCGCTGCTGCGGCTGGAGACCGAGGGCCTCCTGAAGCTGTACCCGAAGAAGGGCGCCCTGGTGCTGCCGGTCTCCGCACAGGAGATCGCCGACGTCATCGAAACGCGGCTGCTGGTCGAGGAGTTCACCGTCCGCAGGGCCGTGCCCGCGCCCCCCGCCCTGCTGGAGCGGCTCGCGGAACTGGTCGAGGAACAGCGCCGGCACGCCGCCGCGGGGGACCTGCCCGCGCTGATGGCCGCCGACCGGGGCTTCCACGCCGAGATCGTCCGCCACGCCGGCAACCAGATCCTGTCCCGGCTCTACGACCAGCTCCGCGACCGCCAGCTGCGGATGGGCGTGGCCCTGCTGCACGCGCACCCCGACCGGGTGGAGCTGACCCTCGCCGAGCACGCCGAGATCCTGGACGCCCTGCGCGCCGGCGACGCCGACACCGCCGCGGCCGCCGTACGCGGGCACGTCGGGCGGGTCGAGGCGCTGGTGCGGGGGGCGGGCCGATGA
- a CDS encoding maleylpyruvate isomerase family mycothiol-dependent enzyme, whose protein sequence is MTVHPSLEPYADAWTHSIEAISELVRPLAESDWNRATPCPGWSVRDVVSHIIGIECEQLGDPRPIHTLPRDLRHVVDEFTRYMEVQVDVRRHHTAPEMTSELEYTVIRRQRQLRNEKRDPATTMARGPLGDQVTLEFALRLRAFDVWIHEQDLRAALGVPGNWDSPGAYVARDLLLAGLAKVVAKGAGAPPNSAVVLDVHGALEFMRTVRVDATGRATVEETPSLGPAVTLGMDWETYVRLAAGRVRPRAVADRVKVEGDAELGDAILAAFAVTP, encoded by the coding sequence TTGACCGTCCATCCCAGCCTTGAGCCCTATGCCGACGCGTGGACGCATTCCATCGAGGCGATATCCGAGCTGGTGCGCCCGCTGGCCGAGTCCGACTGGAACCGGGCGACCCCCTGCCCCGGCTGGTCCGTCCGCGACGTCGTGTCCCACATCATCGGCATCGAGTGCGAGCAGCTCGGGGACCCCCGGCCGATCCACACCCTGCCGCGCGATCTCCGCCACGTGGTGGACGAGTTCACCCGGTACATGGAGGTGCAGGTTGACGTCCGGCGCCACCACACCGCGCCGGAGATGACCTCGGAGCTGGAGTACACGGTCATCCGGCGTCAGCGCCAGCTGCGCAACGAGAAGCGGGATCCGGCCACCACGATGGCGCGGGGTCCGCTCGGCGACCAGGTGACGCTGGAGTTCGCGCTGCGGCTGCGGGCGTTCGACGTCTGGATCCACGAGCAGGACCTGCGGGCCGCGCTGGGCGTGCCCGGCAACTGGGACTCGCCGGGCGCGTACGTGGCGCGGGACCTCCTCCTCGCCGGGCTGGCGAAGGTGGTCGCGAAGGGGGCGGGCGCGCCCCCCAACTCGGCCGTGGTGCTGGACGTGCACGGGGCGCTGGAGTTCATGCGGACCGTACGGGTGGACGCGACGGGCCGGGCCACCGTGGAGGAGACGCCCTCGCTGGGCCCGGCCGTGACGCTGGGCATGGACTGGGAGACCTACGTACGGCTCGCCGCGGGCCGGGTGCGGCCGCGCGCGGTCGCCGACCGGGTGAAGGTGGAGGGCGACGCGGAGCTGGGCGACGCGATCCTGGCGGCCTTCGCGGTGACTCCGTAG
- a CDS encoding MFS transporter: MSGLPQDPPGGRKAVAVWSIGVAVYFVAVIFRTSLGVAGLDAADRFHVNASALAAFSLLQLLVYAGMQIPVGLMVDRLGTKKVLTLGAVLFTAGQVGFALSPSYGTALAARALLGCGDAMTFISVLRLGTRWFPARRGPLMAQLAGLVGMAGNLVSTLVLAPVLHGLGWVPAFAGSAAAGLVVLVPLVLFLRDHPEGYGPAADPARGAGGSGGSGGFVRRQIADSWREPGTKLGLWVHFTTQFPAMVFLLLWGMPFLVEAQGLSRTTAGGLLTLVVASNMGFGLLYGQIVGRFQSSRIPLALATVGTTATLWGAVLVHPGDRAPMWLLVALCVVLGTCGPASMIGFDFARPANPPERQGTASGITNMGGFLASMTTLLAVGVLLDATGDDYRIAFSSVFVLQALGVSRILSLRGRALARERDRRAPAPVASHGDPAPAPATA; the protein is encoded by the coding sequence ATGAGCGGGCTGCCCCAGGACCCGCCGGGCGGGCGGAAGGCCGTGGCCGTCTGGTCGATCGGCGTCGCCGTCTACTTCGTCGCCGTCATCTTCCGCACCAGCCTCGGCGTCGCCGGACTCGACGCCGCCGACCGCTTCCACGTCAACGCCTCCGCGCTGGCCGCGTTCTCCCTCCTCCAGCTGCTGGTCTACGCCGGCATGCAGATACCCGTCGGCCTGATGGTGGACCGGCTCGGCACCAAGAAGGTCCTCACCCTCGGCGCCGTCCTCTTCACCGCCGGACAGGTCGGCTTCGCACTGTCCCCGTCCTACGGGACGGCGCTGGCCGCGCGCGCCCTGCTCGGCTGCGGCGACGCCATGACCTTCATCTCCGTCCTGCGGCTGGGCACCCGCTGGTTCCCCGCCCGGCGCGGGCCGCTGATGGCACAACTGGCCGGGCTGGTGGGGATGGCGGGCAACCTCGTCTCCACCCTCGTGCTGGCACCCGTCCTGCACGGCCTCGGCTGGGTGCCCGCCTTCGCGGGCAGCGCGGCCGCCGGGCTCGTGGTGCTGGTGCCGCTGGTGCTCTTCCTGCGGGACCACCCCGAGGGGTACGGGCCGGCGGCCGACCCGGCCCGGGGCGCGGGCGGCTCCGGCGGCTCCGGCGGCTTCGTGCGGCGCCAGATCGCCGACTCCTGGCGGGAGCCCGGCACGAAGCTCGGGCTGTGGGTGCACTTCACCACCCAGTTCCCGGCGATGGTGTTCCTGCTGCTGTGGGGGATGCCGTTCCTCGTCGAGGCACAGGGGCTGTCCCGGACCACCGCGGGCGGGCTGCTCACCCTGGTGGTCGCCTCCAACATGGGCTTCGGACTGCTCTACGGCCAGATCGTGGGCCGCTTCCAGTCCTCCCGGATCCCGCTGGCCCTGGCCACCGTGGGGACCACCGCCACGCTGTGGGGCGCCGTACTCGTCCACCCGGGGGACCGGGCGCCGATGTGGCTGCTCGTCGCCCTGTGCGTGGTGCTCGGCACCTGTGGACCCGCCTCGATGATCGGCTTCGACTTCGCCCGGCCCGCCAACCCGCCCGAGCGCCAGGGCACCGCGTCCGGGATCACCAACATGGGCGGCTTCCTCGCCTCGATGACCACCCTGCTGGCGGTCGGCGTCCTGCTCGACGCCACCGGCGACGACTACCGGATCGCCTTCTCCTCGGTGTTCGTCCTCCAGGCCCTCGGCGTGTCCCGGATCCTGAGCCTGCGCGGCCGGGCCCTGGCCCGCGAACGGGACCGCCGGGCCCCCGCACCGGTCGCCTCCCACGGCGACCCGGCGCCGGCCCCGGCCACGGCCTGA